The genomic stretch ATCGTCTCCTCTAATCCTCAAAACTCCTATTTCAAACCCTTCTCGTGCCTCTACGCTCAATACTTCAATTCTGCATCATCACAATCCCCACCAAAAACACTCTCAAAcccaaatttcaatttcttcattGCGCCTTCCACAAAGTCCTCCAAATCTCGTGATCCATCACACCCAAAACCCCAAAGTTTCCATCTTGGTTCCGCTGGATCATACCCAAGTTCGGTTATGAGTTCACAAAACTCTCGCCTTTATTTGTTGCCAAATGAAAAACTCACAGATAGTTTACCCCTAGTTAACCCTTTGGTTGGTGCAAAACCCATTGGTTCCAATCTTAGTTTGATACGGCCATGTTCAAGTTCTTGTACCaagttcaacagttttgacctTTATTGGTTTTCTAGAGGAAAACCCAGATTTTATTCTACCTCTGATTCATCCTCAGAATCTGAGAAACCCCAAAATCCTAGTAACTACCCAAGTCAAAACCCCGATTTCAAGCACCAAGAAATTGAGGGACCAACGGTAGACCGTGACCTCTCGGCTTTGGCCAATGAGACCCGGGAAGTTCTTGAAAGGATGATGAAGACCATCTATGGTTTAAGTAAAGCTGTGGCCATTCTGGGTCTGGTTCAGCTTGGCCTTGGAGCTTGGATTGCTTACATTACCAAGTCCTCACCTTTTTCTGAGGTTTCAATTCAAAGCGCTGTGGCATTTGGGTTTCCATTTGCATTGGCCTTCATGTTAAGGCAATCCTTGAAGCCAATGTACTTCTTTAAGAAGATGGAGGAGCAAGGTAGGTTGCAGATTTTGACCCTGACTCTCCAGGTTGCTAAGAATTTGAATATCTTCTTCGTTCGAGTTCGCGGGGTTACTTTCATGTGTATTGCCGGCTTGTCAATTGGATTTTTGTTCACTCTGCTATCAAGATGACTTAGCTTTGTTCTAAAGATTCATTAAATAATGATATAGATTTAAGTGGGATTTTTGTTTTCACGTTTGATTTTCCTAGGAGGTTATATGCTTTTGTTTCATTCTGTACCAATTTTGCTTATAAGCAATCAGTATTTTCTTATTTCAAGAATTAGTCCAATGGCCACTTTAAATTTGATTGCTATCAAAATGTTATCTATGTATTTATATAAAGCTCACATGTTAAAGTTGAGCCAATGAGCTATGGCTTTCTTTCCACCATAAGAAAGGGCTGGAGGGTGAGGTTGAGATTTTAAGAACCATCAGGTGCCTGATTTAGTATGGCAAAGTTTACTTGGGAAGAGGTAACCTAATAGCAGTTGGTAGAAGAGTATCTTCTTACCCATTACTTCAGGAGTCATTGCCTTGACGACAAATATATTTCAGTGTTAACATGGTTATGACTGCTAGCTATTGTGCCATGTATCAATTattcatttgattttctttgagTAATCAGATTTTACTGCTAGAAAATAGGTCATTGGTTGTAGTAGCGAGGCAGTTATGGCTGTGTACTTGAAGTTGCAGAGACTTGAGGGAAGATTTCATTCAAATGGGAAAGAAAAATGCACATACCAGTTCTTCCTAGGATGCATTTGAGCAGTTGATTGGGTTATCTAAGAGGCATGTTTGAAAACACTTATTGTGTAATAATGTAGTATTGGAATTTCTTAATTCATAGTTTTTCATGGATTTGAATACCAATATATTTCCTAGATGTTCTTGATGTTGAATGTAATATGGTTTTTAAGAAATGGATGTTCTGTTTGGTTATGTGCCAACATAACTTGGatgttcttttctctttttaactCTTAGTTTGATAGAGAACATAATGCTTCACTCTTCTAGGAGCTCAACCTGATAAATATCTTGATTCTTGAAGCAAAACTTTCAATCAGCGGGTGCAGACTCTAGGGGCATCATCATTTTGGTTACACATGTGAGTTAACTTGAGCAATTGGCATTTCTAATGGCATTGGACTTCCAATTGATTCCCTCTGCCCTTGCCATGTGCAGTTATCTGTCATTGGCAACCTTCATCCAGCTAATGATTTTAGAGGTAACAATGGTCAGTTGTCTCTTGGCTTCCCACCACTCAAAACCAAACAATCTGTTGATCTTGGAATGAGACCAAAAGGCAACCACATTGAGGGTTTGAGTTCAATACCACACCATCAGTCCCCCTAGGAACGCTTCATTTCAGTTAACATGGTGACTGATTATAAgtacttttagtttttagtaCATTGGAAGCTTTATATAGAAGGTGTTTCTAATATCCAGGAGTGAAACTTACTACCCGAGATTTTTAGGACAATAAGTTTGATGTGGGGTGTTTCTAATGGATCAGGatctccttaaatttttttttttggctccgAGAGAGGGAGTACCGTGCAGGCTGGTAGGCCCCACTCTCCGTTATagtaaagaatatatatattttttttttttgtctggtAAAAATGGTTGAAATCACATTGATGGAAAAATCAAGTGGGTACAATTAACTGCTCTTATAATATGGGCAAATGAATCCGACTAGGGGTAAAAAGTCGGGCGATTATTCTAACCACTAATTGTTAACAGTCTAGGCGGTTACGGCTAacggtttttaatttttttcaaaattttcaaaaccgctatctatatatatatatatatatatattgtttaaaattttaaatatatataaaaatgtataaaaatataaaaatggtgTCGGAtgtaatatgatattatcatatatatattttttaaaaatttcttttaaaaagtgattagcaattattagaattattaaccgctaaccggttAGTGGAGGcagttagtgaattttactaactaCTTAAGCGATTACAATTAGCGATTTTAgtcaataaccgctaattgtAACCGCATTTTCACCTCTAAGCCCCACACTTGATCAGGTAGTACAAACAAGTACCCAAGCAAGTGTAGAACCAACCTAGCATTGCATGCCGATCGCAATCGAAATGAATCAAGCCAATTATTTGTCACCCTGCTGCTTGGTCTTATTTTCACAGAATaataaagttataaaataataataataagctaaAAACAAGATCAAGCACTGCGTATGTGCAAGCGTGCAACAAAAACGAGAACATGCAAAAGGAGAACATATATTATCAATTCAAGTAACTACCATGATGTGGCACCATGTACATACCCAGGAAACTCGTCcagttcttttcctttttcccccttttgcctttttccttatctcttttttcttttttctcaccAAAATTATAGCAACTACAAAGCATATAAAGAAATTCCTATGCACAAATTTCAATCATAGAACAATCCTCCAAAATTTCACCCTCCTGCATAAAcaccacccccccccccaaaacttTTCTCCAGGCCAAAAAATTTACCGGGCAAAATTTTTTACTCTGCTCCAGACCTTCTCTACCCTGCGAAATGCCCATGTACAGAAGAATTATAGTCCAAGAATAAGAGAATTCGTGGGAGTTCAGGCCACCTTGAGTAAGTGCACTTTGGCACAATTGCACTTCAGAATTTCGCAAAGGATTACATTGTTGAACTAGGTCGTTCCTTGATTCCCATCTGGCTTAGGTTCTGTTCTGACATAGGTGAGACTACGAGAGGAAGGTGATGGAATAGCACTTCCAGAGACAGGAGCACCACTCTCAGCCGGTGTAGCCTGGGGATCCCGCTTCCACTGCAAGCTCCTGGCACCAGGTTTAATTGGAGGGCGACCCCTAAATGCACCAGACATGCCTCTTGGAAAAGGAACCCTGGCAAACCTAGCAGCAGCAAATGGAGAGCCTCGGGCAATGCGAGGCCATGTCATCATAGGGGCAGCTTCTTGATGGGCAGTACTTCTCCTCACAACCTGCAATTAAGAAGTCATTTGGAGAGAGCTTGCTTCAGTAACCACATCTTAAAgcaccaatgaagaacatcgTGCATTTCACATCATTGTCCTTTACTGTATTAATCAACCCATAAATGTCACAACCACACAACTATTCTCACATGGTATGCCTTGCATGATGCACTTGTTAACCTCATTATCTATATAAATTCAAAACTAAAGTATTGTTGATGTTTAGTAAGACAAGCGTCAGCATAAACATAATGCTACCGTGCAGTCAGCCATTTATTGTTGAccatttcaacttctttgcATGATGATTTCAATTTAATGAGTCAATCTTTGCTTTCTCTCGACTTTCCATCACTAAGACCAGTAGTTGTATtaccaaaatatttttcacaagTTTTAAAGAACCTCTTGGTTCCTCAACCCTAAAATACCAATTTGTTGGATTATAAGCCCGCCACAAGGGACAAGACACATGCCACAAGTGGTTTTCACCAGAAATACTGCAAGATTTTGTAACGTTGCTGAACTGCAATGCATGTCAAGCAAGAATAAGATGTCTTAAGAGTGTCCTTCACCTCCTCTTTGGCGCACAGTTACTGTTTACAACAGTCTGAACAGcaacaaattctctcttttctccctCCTTTAGAGCCTAAAATCAAATTCCTTCAATAACCTTAAAAACCTTACTTATTTTTCTTGACCAGTTTTGAGCTTCTTTCATCCATAAGAACTCAAtcttttcaaaccaaaattcaatcaacaaaaccctaaCACTTGCTCCTAAAAATAA from Corylus avellana chromosome ca1, CavTom2PMs-1.0 encodes the following:
- the LOC132185941 gene encoding uncharacterized protein LOC132185941; this encodes MAAMFSRMLSSKLPKSSHLFPSSTTSFIVSSNPQNSYFKPFSCLYAQYFNSASSQSPPKTLSNPNFNFFIAPSTKSSKSRDPSHPKPQSFHLGSAGSYPSSVMSSQNSRLYLLPNEKLTDSLPLVNPLVGAKPIGSNLSLIRPCSSSCTKFNSFDLYWFSRGKPRFYSTSDSSSESEKPQNPSNYPSQNPDFKHQEIEGPTVDRDLSALANETREVLERMMKTIYGLSKAVAILGLVQLGLGAWIAYITKSSPFSEVSIQSAVAFGFPFALAFMLRQSLKPMYFFKKMEEQGRLQILTLTLQVAKNLNIFFVRVRGVTFMCIAGLSIGFLFTLLSR